GAAGATGCCGAGCCCGAAGGGCCGCCGTCCGAGCAGGACCCGGTCACCATGATCGTCACGCCGGTCTCGTTGACCATCCAGCACACCGCCTCGCATGAGGAGAGCGCCTACCTGCGAGCGATCGCACAGGGCAAGCTGATCGGGGCGAAGACGGGCGAATCGGGCAAGGTCTACTTTCCACCCCACGGGGCGGACCCAGCCACCGGCCTGCCGACCACGGACTTCGTCGAGCTACCGGATAAGGGCATCGTGACGACGTTCGCGATCATCAACATCCCGTTCCAGGGCCAGCGGATCAAGCCCCCCTATGTGGCGGCCTACGTGCTGCTCGACGGCGCCGATATCCCGTTCCTGCACCTGGTTTCCGACATCGATGCGCACGAGGTCCGAATGGGCATGCGGGTGGAGGCGGTGTGGAAGCCCCGCGAGGAGTGGGGCTTCGGCATCGACAACATCGAATACTTCCGGCCCACCGGCGAACCGGACGCCGAATACGACACCTACAAGCACCACCTGTAAAGGGCCCAGCACATGAGTGATCGCAACGTTGCGGTAGTCGGCTTTGCCCACGCTCCGCATGTCCGCCGCACCGACGGCACCACCAACGGGGTCGAGATGCTGATGCCGTGCTTCGCCGAGTTGTACGACGACTTGGGC
The nucleotide sequence above comes from Mycobacterium vicinigordonae. Encoded proteins:
- a CDS encoding Zn-ribbon domain-containing OB-fold protein, producing MTASSSGPALIDHPEPPLSAPLTLSFDYTRSVGPTLGKFFTALRERRVLGVRGSDGRVHVPPPEYDPVTYEPLGEMVPVASVGTVVSWTWQPEPLGGEPLDRPFAWALIKLDGADTPLIHAVDVGSPDAIKTGDRVRVHWADETLGAITDIAYFVPGEDAEPEGPPSEQDPVTMIVTPVSLTIQHTASHEESAYLRAIAQGKLIGAKTGESGKVYFPPHGADPATGLPTTDFVELPDKGIVTTFAIINIPFQGQRIKPPYVAAYVLLDGADIPFLHLVSDIDAHEVRMGMRVEAVWKPREEWGFGIDNIEYFRPTGEPDAEYDTYKHHL